A stretch of DNA from Planococcus antarcticus DSM 14505:
GCCCCGACCATTTTTTCCTGCGCCATAATTTTATAGTAGAACGAGCCGGGGCCACTAATTCTGCCAAGCACGCGTTCCAGTGTTTCGTTTGCCGGATTGGTGGCGCTGTCCTGGTATTTCTTCAAAAGCGGCAGAAACGCGGATTTTTGCATAGCTAAGATGGCAGCAGCATCTGAGGCCACTGCCATTTCCAATGTGATTTTCATAGAAGCACCTCATGATCTAAAAAAGAAAAAAGCTGCGGAACTCTGTTTTGGAAAGAACGGTAATTGTGTTCCTCTCCTTCCAGCACTTTGAAATTTACTGCCGGCAATTTTTTTTTAATGACTTGATGAACTGCTTGACTCGATGCTAGGAACTCCTTGCTTATGAAGTTTCCAACCCCTGCTTCACTTGTGCCGCAATCCATGTACAGGCTACGGATTGCAGATAAATCTACCTTCTCTAACAAATCCTCCATTTTTTCCTGATTTGCATAAAATGCTCCCGAAAAAACAATCAAATCTTAGGGTAGCAGCAGGCCATATATAAAGTAATCAAACCACCCATCGATATTCCGGCCATGGCTGTCTGACTCTGCATCGTTCTGTATTTTTCATCAATATAAGGCTTTAGCTCTTCAACGATAAATTCAGCATATTGCTTACCCTTGCCTCCAAAAGAAGGAGTTACTTTCTCTAAAAACTGCTTGCTATATGCACCGTTCTCCCACGGGCAATACTCATTTTTTCGCTCACTGCTGTTTTGGTCAATCGCTACAACAATTACATCCAGGAACTCTTCATCTAAATATTTTTCAAGCTCCAAAGACACTTTACCTATGGCATCATCATTCCGAAAAACGTTTTGTCCATCATGCATATACAGCACCGGATATTTTTTATTGCTGGATAAGTAACTTTTAGGCAAATAGACCCGAATTTGTCGGTCGTGTTGAAAAGCTTTTATTGCTATCGAAAAGATATCCAGCATCTCTATTCTCCTTTATGGTTCATTCGCCCAAATACTCGACCGCCATTTCTTCTTCCTCACCCCTGCTGACTCGGTAAGCTTTAGCTGCCGGTCTTGAACTGACAATTCGTTTGATGTCTTGTCCGATATAGTGAACAGCCGCTCCGTCGTCTGCCGCTATACCTGTCTGCAGAATGCCCTGGTCAATAAACTGACGGTATGTCGGTCTTCTTTCGGCTTCTCCGTCGTAATGAGGGCAATGGCTGCCCCTTAGAAACCCAAGCGCCTCGAGCGGTTCGAGTTTATCGCCGTATGAATCGGTGACACCTTCTTCGTACCAGCAGATAGAGCCTGCACTGAGTCCTGCCAGCACAATCCCCTGCTCCCATGCTTTTCTTAAAATTTCACCCAATCCCCATTCTTTCCATAACACCAGCAGGTTTTTGGTATTGCCGCCGCCTACGTAGATGATGTCCTGTTCCAAGACGAACCGTTCCAGATCCCGTGTCGGCGGTTTGAATAAAGACAGATGACTCGGAACACATTTCTGCTGGTTGAAGAAATCATAGAACTTCTCGATATAGCTGTCGGCATCCCCGCTCGCTGTGGGAATAAAACAAATTTTCGGCAAGGGTTTGTTTGCCTGCTGCAGTATGTACTGGTCCAATAACGGATTATCAGGTTCCATCAAGAAACCGCCCCCGCCCATGGCAATAATTTGGCGCATACTTATCACCTTCTCCTTAAAAATTTCCTTCCTCTTTATTCTTCAAATTGGAAAGTTTATCCTTCTATGATATAATAAAAAAATTCAGTCTTTAGGGGGATTCGTCATGCTTTTGCAGGAAATTGCGGTAGAAAAAATAACAGCCAGTTTAATCCAAAGCCCTTATGTACGAGCTATTTTCCTGAAAGGCTCTATGGGTAGAGATGAACACGACGAGCATTCGGATATCGACCTGTATTGCCTAGTCGAAAAAGAGCAGGAAGAGCATTTCCTAAAGGAGCGTCTCACTCACCTCCAAGCTTATCGACCGGTGCTGTTTCAGGACGATATCTTCATCATCGCCCCTCAACTTATAGCGGTTTTTGATGATTTATTGCATATTGATCTTTTTACGGTGACTGTGGAATCATTTATCGCAAAGGATTTCTTCAAGGTTGTCTATGATCCTGAAAACCTGCTCGACCAATTTGCAGAATCGCAAAGTCTGGAGCTGAGCAAAGAAGAGTATAAAGATCATGTCATTGATGTTGCCTGGTTTTTATTTCAGTACCGCAAAGCAGGCGCCAGAGGAAATGGCGTTTGGGCAGTGAAGATGCTGTCGCAAGTTTTGGAGCATTTAGCGCGGGTTTTGTTGTACCGGTATGCACCAGAACGGGCCCAATTAGGCTTAAAAGCAATAAGCCACTCTCTTCCGGAGCTTGTCTTCTCAGAAATCGAGAACATCTCCAGCCTGATGACTCCAGAGAATCATGCGCAAGCCGCTTCACAAATTCGACGTCTGCTGGCCAAAGAAGCCGGTTGGATTGATGAACGCGTATCCGACCGTGATCAAATTATGCCGTTGATGAAAAAAATGATTGAAATACAAGGAAATTAAACAAGCGAAAAGTGCTATCATCTGGCGCTTTTTGCTTGTTCGTTGTACTGGTTCCCTCCCTCTTCATGGCCATTTCTCCTTTAGGTGATGCAAAGATGCTATTCGCCTATACGAGTGCATTGAACCTCGAGCCGGTCCGTTCGTGCTACCATCATTAGAAGAAAATGGATCCGCGGACTAAACACCTATAACACCCCTAACCGGTGGTCGCCAATCTTCCATTACGGCAAAACAAAAAAACTCAGTAGCAGAACTGCGGCAATTGCTGCTTCTGTTAACTGACTGATCCACATATTGTCATTTTTAGCGTATTTCCATTCCATGAAAGCACGACTAATTGAACGGATACAGAAAAAGAAAAAGAGGTAATACACCCAATTGATAGTTCCCATCAATTGACTGCCCAAGGACACTGCCCCGAAAAGAAAAACCATCATTAAAAATGCTTCGATTAACGCATGCGTCCGATTTAATGGCCAATACAGCCATTGCTTACGCGTCGTAATTTTCCAACACTTTCTCACATACCGCCCCACAAAAAAACTTGCACTAATAAAAAACAAGCAAAGTATGAGTGCCTCGACTATCAAGCTTTTTCTACCTCCTTTTCAGCAGTCATCCAGACCTGTCTTCAGCCACCCACTCTGTTCTCAACAAGGAGAAAATAAAAGCGTCATGGGATTGATTCTGTTGATGCAAATAACCGCGCAATCGCCCTTCCAGTGAAAAACCAAGCTTTTCCAAAAGCCGGTTCGATGAAATGTTTTCCGGAAACGTTACAGCACCGATCCGATACAGATCGAGTTTTCCAAAAGCGTGCTTTAAAACACCGTGGATTGCTTCCTGCATCAATTGCCGACGCCAGTAATCCGGATGCAGTTCATAACCGATTTCCGCTTTTTTTGCTTTCAAGTTTAGATTGTTCAGACCGATTGTTCCAATAAAATCATCGGTCTCTTTGAGGCGAATCGCCCAACGCATCCCTCGCTTCGCATGTAAACTTGCATGAAACGATCGGATGACTTCCACCGCCTCTTCCTCGTGTACTAAAGGCTCCATCCCGTAATAGACGGTAACCTTTTCGCGCGACATGATGTCAAAAAGTGAGGCCGCGTCCTCTTCTTCAACGTTCTCTAAGCGCAGCCGCTCTGTTTCCAGTATTGTAAATTCCATCGTTTTCCTCCTTTTCAATAACGTACACACAACCATTTTTTTCGGACAGGACAACTTCTTTTTCTACTGCCCTACCGATATGCTGTGCCACTTTTTGACAAGCCCTATTATCCTGCTGAACCAACGAAATAAGCCGGTTTCTCTCCAGTTCATGCAAGCCATAATCACGCAAAGTCACTACAGCTTCTTTGGCCCAATCTTGACCTCAAAACTCTTTGGCTACCCAATAGCCAATTCCCAGTTCATCCACCCTATTTAAAAGCTCAGCTACTTCTAGGGATCACGCGGATTTATGATGGCCAGCACTTGATGATCTCGCCATTCGCCGTTGATTTGGACATTTTTTATAGCAATTCCTTCTTTGTGAAAGCCTGCCTTTTCTAGAACCCGGATAGATGCATCATTTCCCGGCATGACACCCGCTTCGATGCGATGTAACGCCAACTTTTGAAAAGCGTAATCCACGATCAGCTTTACCGACTCTGTTGTATATCCCTTATTGTTGTATCTTTTGTCTAAGGCATATCCCACAACTGCGCTTTGCAGTGGTCCTCTTGTTACCTGGACCAGACTGATTGCCCCGACTAATAAATTTGTTGCATTCTCAAAGACTCCAAAACTATAGGCCTGATCGTTTTCTTGCTGCTCTGCGTAGATTTCAATCAGCTCCTGCTGCAACGGAAGCGTATAGAAATCCGAATAACGGGTCATCGAATACCCTTCAAAAAATTCTCGGTTGTCCGTTTCCAGCTTGAGCTTTTCCGCCGCATCTTCAGGACCTAAAAAGCGGATATGCACCTGTTCACTTCTCATTCGGACATCACTCCTTCGGGTTAGAACGTTCCACGTGAAACAGCCAACTTCCAAACGATTATTCCCCCATAGTTTTACGGAATCCATAAAAAGGCCGATAGCTCTGTGCTTCATAGAAGCTCCGGGAAGTGCTGCTGGCCAGCAATTCCATGCGAGTTTTCGGGTATTGGCTATGGACAAATTGCATTATTTTTTTCCCGATGCCTGCTTTTCGGTGATTTTTGCTTACCAGTAATTCGCAAATATACAGGGAAACAAATCCGTCTGTCAGCCCCCGCAAACAGCCAACCACCTTCCCGTCGACTTCAGCTACAATGGCTACTGTTGAATTGATCCATGCCTGTTTTGTATCAAGTTCTTTCGCCACAAGATTACCCCATTGTTCTTGCATGTTTAATTCATGGATGGCTGGAAAGTCTGCTTTCCGGTACTGCCGGATTAAAACGTTTTCTTGTCTGCTCACTGGCTGCCTCTCTTTCCGCTTTCTTTCAGCAAAGCAATTATTTCTTGATTTTGCTCTATTTGCTTTTCTGAGTTAAGACGAATAATCCGAACCCATCTCAATGCTATAGCGGCAATGAAAATGGGAACTAGTATTGCAAGTGCTGCGATAATGTCTTCCATATTCTCGTCTCCTTCATTTTAGGTAGTTTACGTGTAAGCTTAGAAACTTGGTGAAAAAATAAACAGCAATGTGATGATACTCACACTCATTGTCACTGCTCCCAGTAAGGTGTACAAGTATTCATTGGGATTTTCTGCGTACTTCTTTTCAAATCCTACTTGTACCAATAGTTGTAAAATCACGGGAATTACACCTAACATAAACAGATAACTACTGAAGACTGAACTGTATTCAAAAGCTATAAGTAACGTGATCAACACCAGTACACCTGAGCCCACACTTATCATTCTGTCCCATTTCCGGTGAAGATCATTTATATAACGAGTTGAAGAGGATTTCTTTTTTTCTACTTTAAGAATTTTCTTTAGAACCATGTCCACTAAGTAAATACTCACTATACTTCCACATACAAAGAGGATAAAGCGCAGCGCAACCTCACTCTCAGAAACACCTTCTCCAACCATTGCTGTAAGAGTTTCCCCCACCACAATCGCATCGAATTCCATCCATAAATCCCCCTTGAGATTGAATGATTCAGTTACTGCTTTTATCCTATCATGTGCATTTGGAAAATTATAGATATT
This window harbors:
- a CDS encoding alpha/beta hydrolase, encoding MLDIFSIAIKAFQHDRQIRVYLPKSYLSSNKKYPVLYMHDGQNVFRNDDAIGKVSLELEKYLDEEFLDVIVVAIDQNSSERKNEYCPWENGAYSKQFLEKVTPSFGGKGKQYAEFIVEELKPYIDEKYRTMQSQTAMAGISMGGLITLYMACCYPKI
- a CDS encoding Type 1 glutamine amidotransferase-like domain-containing protein, with the protein product MRQIIAMGGGGFLMEPDNPLLDQYILQQANKPLPKICFIPTASGDADSYIEKFYDFFNQQKCVPSHLSLFKPPTRDLERFVLEQDIIYVGGGNTKNLLVLWKEWGLGEILRKAWEQGIVLAGLSAGSICWYEEGVTDSYGDKLEPLEALGFLRGSHCPHYDGEAERRPTYRQFIDQGILQTGIAADDGAAVHYIGQDIKRIVSSRPAAKAYRVSRGEEEEMAVEYLGE
- a CDS encoding nucleotidyltransferase domain-containing protein, producing the protein MLLQEIAVEKITASLIQSPYVRAIFLKGSMGRDEHDEHSDIDLYCLVEKEQEEHFLKERLTHLQAYRPVLFQDDIFIIAPQLIAVFDDLLHIDLFTVTVESFIAKDFFKVVYDPENLLDQFAESQSLELSKEEYKDHVIDVAWFLFQYRKAGARGNGVWAVKMLSQVLEHLARVLLYRYAPERAQLGLKAISHSLPELVFSEIENISSLMTPENHAQAASQIRRLLAKEAGWIDERVSDRDQIMPLMKKMIEIQGN
- a CDS encoding DUF4181 domain-containing protein, with product MGRYVRKCWKITTRKQWLYWPLNRTHALIEAFLMMVFLFGAVSLGSQLMGTINWVYYLFFFFCIRSISRAFMEWKYAKNDNMWISQLTEAAIAAVLLLSFFVLP
- a CDS encoding GNAT family N-acetyltransferase, whose protein sequence is MEFTILETERLRLENVEEEDAASLFDIMSREKVTVYYGMEPLVHEEEAVEVIRSFHASLHAKRGMRWAIRLKETDDFIGTIGLNNLNLKAKKAEIGYELHPDYWRRQLMQEAIHGVLKHAFGKLDLYRIGAVTFPENISSNRLLEKLGFSLEGRLRGYLHQQNQSHDAFIFSLLRTEWVAEDRSG
- a CDS encoding GNAT family N-acetyltransferase, translated to MRSEQVHIRFLGPEDAAEKLKLETDNREFFEGYSMTRYSDFYTLPLQQELIEIYAEQQENDQAYSFGVFENATNLLVGAISLVQVTRGPLQSAVVGYALDKRYNNKGYTTESVKLIVDYAFQKLALHRIEAGVMPGNDASIRVLEKAGFHKEGIAIKNVQINGEWRDHQVLAIINPRDP
- a CDS encoding GNAT family N-acetyltransferase, with translation MSRQENVLIRQYRKADFPAIHELNMQEQWGNLVAKELDTKQAWINSTVAIVAEVDGKVVGCLRGLTDGFVSLYICELLVSKNHRKAGIGKKIMQFVHSQYPKTRMELLASSTSRSFYEAQSYRPFYGFRKTMGE
- a CDS encoding DUF4181 domain-containing protein codes for the protein MEFDAIVVGETLTAMVGEGVSESEVALRFILFVCGSIVSIYLVDMVLKKILKVEKKKSSSTRYINDLHRKWDRMISVGSGVLVLITLLIAFEYSSVFSSYLFMLGVIPVILQLLVQVGFEKKYAENPNEYLYTLLGAVTMSVSIITLLFIFSPSF